The sequence below is a genomic window from Lolium perenne isolate Kyuss_39 chromosome 4, Kyuss_2.0, whole genome shotgun sequence.
CCTTTGTTTTGAATAAGGAGATAATGGCTGCAGAGGTTTATGCTAGGGACAATATAGCGGAGTTGTTCTATACACCTTTGTCTCAGTCTGCTTTCACAGAATTACAAGATCTACAGACCTTGATGCAGCAAAATCCAGTCACTGGCAGCAAAGATGAATGGACACACTGTTGGGGTGGTAATTATGCCTCAATTAAATTTTACTCGCATAATCATGAGCATATTAAGGTACCCAAGGTATATAAGTGGATTTGGCAGTCTAGTTGCATGATGAAAACTAAGGTTTTTGCTTGGCTTTTATTGGTGGATCGTCTAAACACCAGAGACCTGTTGCAGCGTCAGCACTGGAATATCACAGATGTTTATCACTGTGAATTATGCCCTTTGCATGTGAACGAGGATAGGATACATCTCTTTTTTGAGTGTAATTTCAGTATGATGGTCTGGAACTATCTCCAATTTGAATGGGTGGCCAATGATGATGTGCAGTTGTTATTGGATCAAGCTAGGAAGGAGTTTGCAAAGCCATTCTTTATGGAGGTACTCATGGTGGCATGTTGGCACATCTGGATTATCAGAAATGGGAAGATTTTCCGAAGTGAGAGGCCTACCTTTGCAAGGTGGAAGGCTGATTTTATTCATGACATGTATTTATTGAGATATAGAATTAAAAATAAGCATAGGGAAGCTTTGTTAGATTGGATTAGGACTCTGCCTTAGAGTCTCGTATGGGTTTTTTCTTCCTTTATCTCTCTTTATTGGTTTGTACATAAGATTTTTTGTTTTTGAATAAAGTTTTGCTGTGGGGCTGTTGCCTCACAGTGGTTGGTCAAAAAAAAATTTTGAGGGAGTTCTATATTTTTTTTAGGATTTTTCCTATCCTTAGTAAACCTTAGCAATGTGAAACCAGCAGTGAATATCCAAATTATTACGAGAAGCCGAAATTAACAAGGACTTATGCTGATTCAAGCTTTTCGATCGTCCTTTACAAACGTGTGCACAAGGAATCCGATTGTTTTTCTTCCCACGAGGGAATTACGAAGGCACGCGAAACCCGATATATACAAGTCGATAGACAGGCAATCCGTTTCGTCCAGCCAGCGATAGTTACAGGCTCTCATTTACTATTACTGCCATGTTTTCCCAGAACAGGGATGCCAGCGCGGAAATGACCATTTCAAACTCGCGAACGGTTCCCTCTCCTTGTCGATCGCGTCGCATCCCGCAATGAGCATGCTAGCCCCCACGTTTTTCCTCATGTCCGCCACGTCCCTTCTCGATCCATCCATTGCCGCACCGCACGATGATAACCAACTCCTCGTCTCGTCGCTATAAAGAAAAACCGCCTCCGGGAGCCTCCACGATCCAGTCGGTCGATCGAGCACGGTCGGTGGAGCTAGCTAGCAGAGGCCATTGATCGACACCGCCGAAACCCTCCCTCTCGTCGATCTCGGCTCGCCGATGGCAACAACCGCGACGACGGGCTCCGCTGCCGCCAACCGACGTTTCGCCGTGGCCTGCGGCGTGCTCAGCCGGTTCGTCAAGGCGGCCGGCCCAGCGCCGGTGCCGATGCCGATGTCGGCGTAcggcgcggcggcgcgcgcggggaCCGATCAGGGACCAGACGGCCCGCCGGCTGACGGGGCGCAGCAGCTGACGATCTTCTACGGGGGGAGGGTGGTGGTGCTCGACGGCTGCGCGCCGGCCGGGGCCGCCGAGCTGATCCAGTacgccgcggcggcggcgacccCGCCTGCGGCCGCGCCGGCGACGGAGCTGGTGGACATACCCATCGCGAGGAAGGCGTCGCTGCAGCGGTTCCTCTCTAAGCGCAAGCACAGATCCGTCACGGTCCTCGACGGTCCACCGTACAGTCGTCCGCAggaggcggcgccgccgccgccggcgaagaAGCGCAAGACCGAAGCTTCTTCCTGGCTCGCCCTGGGTAGCTTAGGAGACATGCACGCGCACTGGTCCATCGCCTAAACATGCGTGACAACATACATCACAGCTTCCCTGCTGGCGGTGACAAGTGAAGTGGATTTTTTTTTTTCGGTTGTGTGTGAGTAGGATGTTATTTACCAACTACTGATATTGCCGAAATTTAATTCGGATAACGGGTGCATATGCTCTGTCCATCTAAAAAGTATATTTCTAAGTATCAAAAAAATTCGCACGTATACATACAATTTCTTCAAATGACTATATTTTTTGCGGTCGATATTTTTGTCACCATCCATTTATTCTTGGAGATTCCCATCCACTCGTCATGGTAGATGGAAAAAGTAGCTCTCCATTTTCTCTTTTTATCCAAATCTCAAAACAAAATGAATGGTAACTGAAATACTCACACTAGggaaaaaacggcattgccgtgTAGCAAATCATTGCCGTCCGCCGCTACACGGCAAagacatctttgccgtgcgcagcaaGTAGCACGCATGGCAAAGTCTgagagcagcgcacggcaaagaatccaTGCACGGCAAAgtcagcagtggcgcacggcaacGAACCTGTGCACGGCAAAGTCCAACCAAAGCGCACGGTAAAGAAACGACGACGGCAAAGACCCTACACGCCGCACGACAAAGAAATGCTGCACATCCATAGTATATTATCAAAAACATCTCTAAAATATGAATCTTGTAGCAgcatctaaaggtataaacgatgccccccatagggggcttCACAGCGGTTTGAGCACGTGGACCGTCAGATCTTTCCATGGGCGCATCTCGGCCGTTTATTCTGGGCAGAATCCCACTAGGTAAAGCCATGAAACAGCCATGGTCTACCCACCTGCAGCTGCGATCGGGACCCATGTTTGTCCGGGTCCACTCGTCATTCGCGTGGGGTAAGTTTTGGTTGGGTCAGTCGTGCGTGGCTTTGAGACGTCGCCATTGCCTGGAAACTGCACGCCAGTTCCGAACAAAAGCCGCCTCCTCTCCCCAATCCCTGCCTCCCGTCCTCCCCCAATCCCTGCCTCCtctcacctcctcctcctcctcctctagagACAGCGACGGCTCGGCCCGGGCCGGCCATGGAGATCAGCAGCTAGAGGCGTGGCTGCAGGGAGGAGGGAAGAGGCGCCGTCCGTCGCTCCGCTGCGCGCGGCGTGCGGCGAGATCAAGAAGGAGGGCAGATGGCGGCAACGACCGGAGGCGCCGAGCGCGGCTAGAGACGGGCCGCCGCGGGGCGGATCCGCGACGACcggaggcggcggtggcggcggcgaccggagGCGCCGGGCGCGGCCAGAGATGGGCCGGCGCTAGGTGGATCCGCGGCGGCGACGACCGGAGGCGACGGTCGAGGGGCGCGGCCAGAGACGGGCCGGCGCTGGGCAGATCTGTGGCGGCGACAATCGCGGCCAGAGGTGAGCCGGCGTAGGGCAGCCGCCTCAAGTGAAGAACTGGTGGGAGGCTTCGGGATCCACGGCGGCCCACTGCTGGAGCGGCCGGTGAggatctcctcctccaccactcccttTTTCACTGGGCAGGGGAGCGGAAGAGGGCAGAGCCACAAGCCTCCGAAGACGGATTCCATGGCGCcaccatcttcttcttcctcgcatcAGAGACAGAGCGTATTGAGGATAATAGGTatcctctccctccctctctctctggaATCCCCGCCTCTCTTTTTTCTCATGCCGCTTGCCTAACCGACAGGAGGAACGTGGGTCGTTACCGCACTGCACGAGATGGCATGGCGGCGTGccagccggccggccggccgcagGTCCTCCTCGAGTGATTTCTCTGACGGTTGATCTTGGGCATGTGGTGTACTCCATGTCCGCCCACATCGTCGTCAGTCCTTGCATCAAGGAGGAGAGCGTGTGCTTGATCTGGTACATCTCTCTCTTCCACTCTCTATCTCTTGGGAGCATTAATCTTTGATAGAGGGAATTTGCTTCTAAGCCTGAATTTTAGGCGACCATGGAAAGCGGTGCTGGGAGACGCTGCATCTGCCTCTCTGCACATGCCAACATACCTATGCTCTGATTTTATTTGAACTTTTTAATACTGATCCATGTTTTATATTGGATGAAAAGTTCGTGGAAGTCACATGATGGATTAGCTAGCTGCAAgaaggtgcatgtttctcctgtatTTTGCTTTTGTTTCTATCTAATGGTGTTGTGAATCTGGCATGGCCATAACATACTATGTTGAATAACAGTCAGCTGATGTCCAGTTACCACTCATAGACATATGATACTATTAATTATTTACCTTGCTTTTGGAAATTTACACCACTGATGGCAAATGGAACCACTTCAGTAGATGTTGGCGGAATAGACAACCATTTTTGTGCATTGTTTCGGCAGTAAGCTTGCATAGAATAGTGTTGGTTCACTATGGTTGTGAATTTTTTTTCCAATTTTGAATTCTGTTCCTTCCCGTTATCATATGGGACTACTAGCTGATGCTCTTTTCAGATGGTTTTCTTGTGTTTTATTAGATGGGGCAACGATTTTCTTCACAGGATATTATAGTTTAGTGAGTTGTAGACTTCAGATTCTGGTCTCTCCTTGAGATATTGGGCTAATGGATTATTTTGTAGTATTATTAATCCTTTGAGCTGAGATAACAGTTTCATAAAGTTATAAAAATTATCTTTATTATCTAAGCTACATCGAGGTATTTTTATTATCTAAGCTTTCTCATCATTGGTTCTCTGCATAATGTATACATGGAACTATGAAATTGCAGTTATTTAGATACGACGTCACTGAATATTTATTTGAAAGTGCACATGCAAACATGATTTGTTTTCTTCTTTTGGGGGCTTTTTTTCTTATGCACATCCGTTGAAAGTACAGTATATTGGTTAACTGAAGGCTATAGATACGTCCATACATGGTTTCTGCTCCATACTTAATGAAGTAATCAAAGGATGCAAAATTGTCTCTTGCTGGTCTAGGAACACTTGCTCGATTAATTGGTATTTGTATGAAATTGATGAATTAATAGTTTATGAAAAGATAAAAATCATCATCATatattactttgtttttattaCTCTGCAGTTTCTTTCTGGTATCCAAAATAATAAATTTATCTGTTGTTCAAAATCTGAAATCTCCATCTCTCTTTTTTAGTGCACCCGGTCCTGCCATGTTTCACTTTTGAGAGTAGTGAACTATGATATGCTATTTTCACGTTAAGAATAGCTTTTGGGCATTATGTACAAGAAAAGCATGCTCCCAGGTTAATGTATTCTTCTACTTTGTGTAAGCATTTTGATATGAGGGAATAGAGTACTGGCTATTTCCTCATTGGGTCTAGGTTTTCATGGAACATCATTACCATGCACCATAACGATTACTTGGCATTGCAATTTCTATGTGCAAAAAGTACTTATATATTTCTGGGTGTTACATCCCAAATCTTAGATTGATTTTCTGTGTTGGGATATAACTATATAAGGAAATAGCATTCTGTGCAGATACTTATATAGCACACGGTAATTCTGCTCTTTTTCATAACATAATAATTCATCATATATCGCAGAGATACTGCCTCCGTTCCACAAAAAATAAGCCTTAAAAAAAACTAAACTAGCTTTCTAAAAAGGTTTATATTTCAGAAAGGAGTAATACTAATTAATCATATTATAGTAAGTAATGTCTGTTTGATCATTTTGGGTGCAATTATTTTGATTCTCCATTCCTTTTCCCCttcttttgtttttgattttCCTGCCATCGTCTTCTCTGATGCTATAAGAAGTTTTTCTATGTTCGTAGGCATACCCATCCAGTACCCTCGATTAATCTATGCGATTATTTAAACTTCTAGCACTTTATCATGACTTATGGCATATTTTGTTATTTTGAGTTAGACTACTATTGCACCTCTTATTTAAATGTCCTGAGCCACTATAGATTGATTTTTGTAGTGTAGCTGCCCAACGTAGAATAATCATGTCAGTCTGTTGCAAAAAATAGATATGATCATTATTTATCTTTTGTTATTTCTAGAATTAGTTTATGAAGATTGATTCTATCTAATATTGATAATGATGATATGCAATAAAGAATCAGAATCGCTACTCTAGGTCATAACAGTTTTAAACTTTGTCGCATTTCCGTATGTCTTCTTTTTAAGTCATTAGCAACTCCTCTGTTTTAAAATATATTATTGGAAGCTTAGCGTGTAATATTTTATTAGCATGGTAAATGGTTGATTACTGGTCTCACGCTAGCTGAAACTTCATGACAGTTCAGCAGCCCTGAGAGAGCAACTGCAAGACGAAGCGAAGGCTAGGCCAGTAGTTAGTTTACAAGAATCAATTTTGCGACTTTGAGAACTGAACGAATTTGTAGTTTTGTAGGTCCCTCTCTGCCTGAAACTAATACAATCCTATCTTGTGTTGTTCTCAACCTGGTCAGTGGGTTGAGCTAGAGGAAGTACTCTAGCTGATGCCTTAACACACTAATCTTtgattcaaatcctaggttactTTGTCCACATTTTCAAATTATTCTCTAAATATAAGTTGTAAAATATGTTCCAGCCATTCCATAGAGTATCTAATTGTGTGATTTGGTTGGACGGTTTGCTTGCAACGGTCAGTTCAGTGTAATGTTCAGAACGGATTTTTTGCTGCATGCAGTGAGCTTTTGTGCAACTTTAGGCCTTTTTGAACATTTGAATTAAATTATGTGATAAACATGAAAAGTGTGGATGATATTTTTCTAATGTTATAACTTATATTTGCAAGATTTCATGTAGAATACTGGTTCTCATGAAAATATAAGTGACATGTCATGTGTTGGGACAAAATTGCAGATTTATTGTCCAGATTTTGTCCATGTTGGATGAGAAATAGTTGTTTCAGTGTAAATTATCTCTATGCATGAGTTTTGAATATACTTCGTGGTGGTTGATTTTATTGAGAGGGATGGACATTGTTAAAGGTGTCTCGCACATAGGACTATGTTCTGTAGTCCTTCTTCCAATTGAGTGAAATATATGTTGTGTAGGAGGTGTTGGTGCTTCCAGGTGCTTCCAGTTTGGAACCTTACAACTCACAATTTCACACTTCCTTTCCGCTATCATTTGTGGCTTATATGACTTTGTTATTCCAGTCCTCTCCATAATCCGTGATGGCTCACTCACAAATAGTTGACTGCCATATCGTAAGTATGCTATGACTTTTCTTCATTTTCCTATTTTTTTAAAAAGAATCATGGCAGGATGCCTTTCATACTAATGCAATATTTATGTTATTTATTCTTCTCAGTTCAAGCAGCTCTAGAGACGCAAAACGGCCGACGTGGTCGACGCGTTACATCATGTTGACCCACTAAGCGAGGAGTTACATGTGCTACTGAGCAAGTTGCGTGATCAACAACTGGATACATCATCATTAGAGTCCTTCAACAATTAAGTTAGTCTGTCATATATGATCTATGATTACATGCACTGTGAATAAAGAATGTTAGAATTGTGAGAAATTAAAGCTGTGCTTATAAATCTTTTCTTCCTATTGTACGTGGGCACCTTGCATGCCTATAAGACTGATGT
It includes:
- the LOC127301376 gene encoding protein TIFY 11a, yielding MATTATTGSAAANRRFAVACGVLSRFVKAAGPAPVPMPMSAYGAAARAGTDQGPDGPPADGAQQLTIFYGGRVVVLDGCAPAGAAELIQYAAAAATPPAAAPATELVDIPIARKASLQRFLSKRKHRSVTVLDGPPYSRPQEAAPPPPAKKRKTEASSWLALGSLGDMHAHWSIA